GGAGACGGAGACGGCGAGACGGAGGCGGCGATAATGGGTTCACCGGTGGTGTAGATGGGATCAGAGTTAGAGCTGTACGCTATGCGGCCTGTCGCTGTCGGGTTCGTGAAGAAGGCGGTGacggagagcaaggagagaaggCGGCAGGTGTCGCGGCTGGAGGAGTCCATCAAGAGTTTGGAGGAGGAGAAGCGCAAGATCGAAGCTTTCAAGCGCGAGCTCCCTCTCTGCATGCGTCTCGTCTGCGAGGGCGGTCCGATGCTCCTCCCTTCTGTCCTTCCCTTATTTGATTTCGCCAGGATCCTTTTAGGTTAAaattagtgttcttttgtttgggAATTTCGATCGCAGTGATCGAGGAGTTGAAGAGGGAGATCGATCGGTTCCGCGCCGAGGGTTTCGGGCGTGTGTTCCTGGAATTCATGCCGATTAAGGGCAAAATCAACGAGAGTAGCTCGGATTTCAGAGATAAGAAGAACTGGACGAGCTCGTTCCAACTCTTGATCTGCGAGGAAAGTAAAGATTCCAAAAACATGATAAGATGAACTTTAAAGAGGTCGGAAATACATAATTCTTTGCCATTTATTTgggaaaaaaaattgaatcttTGTTCATTTCTCGGAGGATTTTTGGTCTTAATGGATTCCTTTGGTTCCGATTGCAGAAATCAGTATGTGATTCTCGGAACGGCGGAGACGCGTCCCTGCCGGTATTGGAACTATACAGCTCCAAGGCGGAAGATGAGTTTGCCGCTGTGTTGTCTGACCTCTCTGTACGCTCTACCGCGATCACTCATGGCTTTGTGACTCCGGCCATCAATAACCATCCAGTTAGTTGCCGTAAGTGTACTAAAGAATCCCTGGAAGCATCTCTGGTGGCGGCGCCTGGCACACACTGTGGCTTGAATTCGCAACAGAAGCAGCctaggaagatgaggaggtgcTGGTCTCAGGATCTGCATCGGCGGTTTGTGCTGCTCCGTGGTGCTCATGGTAAGACCTCAGTTGAATCAATTGCTAGGAGGCCGATGGATTATTCCTACGGGTTGATGTTTAGTCCCACATCTAAAATTTCCAAATTCTTCGATCAATATAAAATTTAACTATATGACTTAGCAGTATACCCATGAGATGAAGTGATAGGATTCTAGGATCCAGGAAAATCCCCGGGTCACTACCGCAGTGATGCGGCCGTGTAATTACGGTCCATTAAATCGGATTGTGTCCCATTACAGGGAGGGCTGAGACACGTGTGGAGCCTTTCAATCTGATTGTGGATTCATGACCGTTCTGATAGTAATTTACTTGGCCTTATAAATGGGTTAACAGAACGGGGTTTATATTCTCAtgggtaattttttttaaaaaaatattaaataaactattttaCCAAAATATATtacctatttttttttgttttggatgCTTTTACCATTAAATCGGATTGTATCTCATTGACCCATTTTTTATTTTGGATGCTTTTACCATTAAATCGGATTGTATCTCATTGACCCATTTTTTATTTTGGATGCTTTTACCATTAAATCGGATTGTGTCCCATTACAGGGAGGGCTGAGACACGTGTGGAGCCTTTCAATCTGATTGTGGATTCATGACCGTTCTGATAGTAATTTACTTGGCCTTATAAATGGGTTAACAGAACGGGGTTTATATTCTCAtgggtaattttttttaaaaaaatattaaataaactattttaCCAAAATATATtacctattttttttttgttttggatgCTTTTACCATTAAATCGGATTGTATCTCATTGACCCATTTTTTATTTTGGATGCTTTTACCATTAAATCGAATTGTATCCCATTGTAGGTATGGATTCATGATCGTTCTTTTATAGTAATTTACATGACCCTATAAATGGGTTAATAAGACGAGGTTTATATTCTCATTagcaatttttttgaaaaatacaaataaattatttatcaaaatatattaccTATTTTTTGTTTTGGATGCTTTGCCATTACATGATTGTATCTCATTGCAGGTGTGGATTCATGACCGTTCTCTTATAGTAATTTACTTGGCCCTATAAATGGGTTAACAGGACGGGGTTTGTGTCTATTAAATCGGTTTGTGTCCCATTACAAGGAGGGCTAAGACACATGTGTGGAGCCTTTTGATCCGATTGTGCTTCATAATTGTTCTTATAGTAATTTACTTGACCTTATAAATTGGTTAACGGAACGGGGTTTATATTGTCatgggtattttttttttaaaaaaaatatcaaatatattattttatcaaaatatattacctattttttttttgttttggatgCTTTTACCATTACATCATATTGTACCTCATAGACCCATTTTTTATTTTGGATGTTTTTACTATTAAATCGAATTGTATCCCATTGTAGGTGTGGATTCATGATCGGTCTCTTATAGTAATTTACATGACCCTATAAATGGGTTAATAGGACGAGGTTTATATTCTCATGagcaattttttttgaaaaatatcaaataaattatttatcaaaatatattacctattttttttgttttggatGCTTTTGCCATTACATGATTGTATCTCATTGCAGGTGAGACACATGTGGAGCCTTTTGATTCGATTGTGGATTCATAATCGTTCTCTTATAGTAATTTGCTTGATCCTATAAATGGGTTAACAGGATGAAGTTTATATTTCCATGggcaatttttttgaaaaaaatattaaataaactattttatcaaaatatattatcTTTTTTTGCTTTAGATACTTTCATTATTAAATCAGATTGTATCCCATTACAGGTGTGGATTCACTATTTTCTTATAATAGTTTACTTGGCACTACAAATGGGTTAATAGGACGGGGTTTATATTCCATTGTGGATTCATGGTCATTCTTATAGTAATTTACTTGGCCCTATAAATGGGTTAACATGACGGGACTTATATTCTTATGggtattttttttggaaaaaaaatcaaataaactattttatcaaaatatattaccCATTTTTTGATTTGAATGCTTTTACCATTTAATCAAATTGTATCCCATTACAAGTGGGGATTCATGATCGTTTTTTTATAGTAAGTTACTTGGCCCTATAAATGGGTTAATATGACAGAGTTTATATTCTCAtgggcaatttttttttaaaaaaaaaaaatcaaataaactattttatcaaaatatattaccTATTTTTTGTTTTGGATGCTTTTGCCATTAAATCTGATTGTATCCCATTGTAGGTGTAGATTTATGACTGTTCTCTTATATTACTTATTTATGGTTTCCGTAACGTTGCAGAGTTGCAGACCTGGTCTGTCCcactgcagacctggtcttcctttctgcaGACCTGCTCAAACAGACTTGGTCATACTGCTCTGCAGActtagtcttccgctctggtctgccgctctgcagacctgttcTTTCGCTCTACAGACTTAGTCTTCTGCTATGGTCTGtggctctgcagacctgctctaccgctctgcagacctgtccTGTCGCTCAGCTCTGCTGTGTTACAGAAATCAGTCCTTGCTGTTagtctgagattatctgctcagatcATTTCGActgtaaattgaatttaaatcctgtgtaagttttaaattcaactaaatacCCATAAATCTCCTgtgtaagttttaaattcaactaaatacCCATAAATCCCCGACATTAGATTGTTTGTGTCTAATAGACATGATGCGAGACTTATTGTAATAATTAGTCAATATGCAGCCTTCACTTGTAATAATTAGTCAATATGCAGCCTTCACTCTCCCAACACAGTAACAGTGTATCAAAGGAACTGCCACATGAACTGCTGGGAATTCCAGAGAATGGGAATTACATTAGAAGCATTCAGAATGAATTAAATAGCAATGTGACATTGATGCCATCAGGGAATGCAGAAACTGCAACCAAGGGCGAGCATGCCACTTCTGAACAGCAAGCAATGGAGCATCCTCACAAGCAAATTTAACTCATCAGATCATTGGAAATGCAAACGAAGATGAGGAGAATACTGAGCCTGTAGCCAACTTATAAACCAAGCTGAAGATATATCAGGGAACAACCAATCTACAAGGAACACCGAATTGGAAGATGAAAGTGAACAAGACAATCAACTTAATGCAATCAGAATCAGACTCTAGCAAAAATGGTGGATGCTCAGCAGATAGAAGCAACATTGGCACTGGGAATGGGGCAGATCAAGAGCAACAGTGGAAGTGCAAACTCGGGCTAGAGCTGTAAAAAGACAGCTACCTGCAAGTCAAGCACACATCAGTGTACCAGGGCAAATGCTTCAACTGGTTTCAGCACTACCAACAGTTAGTTATCACCAATTCTTGCATGATCCGGGAGCAGATGACATTGAGTTGGACTCTACAGTCAAGCAGGGAGCTAACAAAGGTAATCTAGAGAAGTCACAAGCCAGTAAACAGCAAGTTATCAACAACCACCAAACCCCTCTCAGCCTAAGAACAAAAGGAGCCACTGGTCAGAGGAAAAATAGGTTTTTGGCAACCAAACAGAGAGGGGCAGCAGAAGACAAATCCGGCCTCTCCCTGCCCAGCAGTGTGGACGGTATGGATGATAGAGTTCAGACTAGAAATCAAGTGGCAAGGTGGCCAAGGCCGTCTATCTCCACATGAAGCTAGCCTCATGGAATGTGAGGGGCTTTAACCAAGCCCCCAAAGAACGAAGTACAGAGCTTCTTTCTGAAACACAGAATCACAGTGATGGGTATTTTGGAAACTAAATTGACAGAGAAAGTCTTTCAAGGAAAGAAATTCAAATGGTTCAAGCACTTGGAACTGAAACATCACATGAAGGAGGACTCTTCTATAAGTAGAATGCTGGTTATTTGGGACCCCCGGAAGGTTAATTTTGACATAGAGGAACTGCATGAGCAATACATTCATGGTAGTCTATTTTGCAAAATGAAACAGAAAACTTTCCTCATTACATTCATTTATGGGCTGCTCAACATCAGAAATCGGAGAACCCTATGGGAGGGTCTCAATGAGATTGGTACAGATCGAAAACACCTTGGATCTTACTTGGAGACTTTAATGCACTTCTTTCAGTGGCTGATAAACAAGGAGGCATTCTGATTATACCTTACCAAGTTGCAGATTTTCAGGACTTTGTCATGCAAAATGTGCTAGAGGACCTTTCACAGGAGGTGTCTTGTAAGTAAATTGGATAGATGTATGGAATAGATCTATAGAATACTTTTCCTTGGACTAGAAGTCAACTTCGATACTGTTCTTGCTTAGCGCTTGTAGGAACAGCACGACAAAGAAACTCTCTGCGGCTAGACTAGACTGGACCTGTAAGTGTACGGATAGGATGAAATCCTGGTCAAAAGAGtactaaacctaacttaaatttaaatataaatttagaaaatgaatagAATAattgatataaatttttttacataaaatataaaatttaaaataaattttatatttaaagaagttaatgTAGATCCTCTTATAGTGACTTGATTATGTATATTTTATAAttgtatatatttaaaattttagataaaaataaatatataggtTCAAAAGTATACGATTCCAAAAAGGATAGGATACcatattagtatttttatctaaatTTTTGAGATTCCCAATTCATCACCTACCCATGataatattgaaaaaaataacCAAATTAATATAAACACTAACGAAtttcaattatatatataaaaaatagattTCACGAGCTTGATTTATTTGACCATTGACAAAGTCAGAAAATCAAAGGAAAATTGTTTCCTAGGAAAAAAAACAAGAGAGAAATTAATAATCACATAAAATAAACATAATCgacaatatatttaaaaaatgataaatagGACACAAAGGAGTCCAAATCCGGAGAACTGAGAAGCGGCATTTCGGCGCCGCGAGATCTCATCGCTACGAGTCGCCGGGAATCTTGGCTCGATTGACCGGACCGGACCGGTCCGGTTCGTCTATAAATCAATCGCCTTATTTCTCGTTTCTTCATCCTTACATCCCAGCGAGACGGAGACGGAGACGGAGGCGGCGATGATGGGTTCACCGGTGGTGTAGATGGGATCAGAGTTAGAGCTGTACGCTATGCGGCCTGTCGCTGTCGGGTTCATGAAGAAGGCGGTGacggagagcaaggagagagggCGGCAGGTGTCGCGGCTGGAGGAGTCCATTAAGAGTTTGGAGGAGGAGAAGCGCAAGATCGAAGCTTTCAAGCGCGAGCTCCCTCTCTGCATGCGTCTCGTCTGCGAGGGCGGTCCGATGCTCCTCCCTTCTGTCCTTCCCTTATTTGATTTCGCCAGGATCCTTTTAGGTTAAaattagtgttcttttgtttgggAATTTCGATCGCAGTGATCGAGGAGTTGAAGAGGGAGATCGATCGGTTCCGCGCCGAGGGTTTCCGGCGTGTGTTCCTGGAATTCATGCCGATTAAGGGCAAAATCAACGAGAGTAGCTCGGATTTCAGAGATAAGAAGAACTGGACGAGCTCGTTCCAACTCTGGATCCGCGAGGAAAGTAAAGATACCAAAAACATGATAAGATGAACTTTAAAGAGGTCGGAAATACATAATTCTTTGCCATTTATTTgggaaaaaaaattgaatcttTGTTCATTTCTCGGAGGATTTTTGCTCTTAATGGATTCCTTTGGTTCCGATTGCAGAAATCAGTATGTGATTCTCGGAACGGCGGAGACGCGTCCCTGCCGGTAT
Above is a genomic segment from Zingiber officinale cultivar Zhangliang unplaced genomic scaffold, Zo_v1.1 ctg229, whole genome shotgun sequence containing:
- the LOC122037004 gene encoding uncharacterized protein LOC122037004 isoform X1, with amino-acid sequence MNFKEKSVCDSRNGGDASLPVLELYSSKAEDEFAAVLSDLSVRSTAITHGFVTPAINNHPVSCRKCTKESLEASLVAAPGTHCGLNSQQKQPRKMRRCWSQDLHRRFVLLRGAHELQTWSVPLQTWSSFLQTCSNRLGHTALQT
- the LOC122037004 gene encoding uncharacterized protein LOC122037004 isoform X2 — translated: MNFKEKSVCDSRNGGDASLPVLELYSSKAEDEFAAVLSDLSVRSTAITHGFVTPAINNHPVSCRKCTKESLEASLVAAPGTHCGLNSQQKQPRKMRRCWSQDLHRRFVLLRGAHAFTLPTQ
- the LOC122037004 gene encoding uncharacterized protein LOC122037004 isoform X3 — its product is MNFKEKSVCDSRNGGDASLPVLELYSSKAEDEFAAVLSDLSVRSTAITHGFVTPAINNHPVSCRKCTKESLEASLVAAPGTHCGLNSQQKQPRKMRRCWSQDLHRRFVLLRGAHGVDS